From the genome of Methanofollis sp. UBA420:
GAAAGTGAGAAAAAAAATAAACCGAATGAAGTGACATGGGATAGTCCACGAGATCCTCGCCTTGGGGATACGGTCGAAGAGGCAGAAAAAAGAAAAAAAACAAGAGACCTTTAATTGGAAAGGCAATTAAAAATTCAATTTTTTTCTGTGCTTGTCACATAGATGAGCCTAGTTAGTACAGTCCGCTTCGTGAGGTTTCCTTTTGAGAAATTTTCCTTCGAGTGGAGCACGGTGCCGGCGGCACGGTGCGGAACGAGGTTCCATTGAGCAGCCGGTGAAGAGCAGGGCGACGAAGCTGTGGGTGGTCGGAGACGACAGAACAAGATCCTGGATCACCAGCCCACGGTGGTCATATCGATCCACACTCTTGAAGGCAAGCGTTCACTTTCACGGCGCACGAACCATACGTATCACAAATATTGTATCATCATTATCTATGCCACTCGAATGTGGCGAAAATATCCAGAACCGACGGCAAGTCTGCCGTTTCCCTGATGGAAGACCATGCACTCGTCACCGACACCGACGCATTACCGCCGCGTCGCGGTGTAGAGGGGCGGGTTCAGAAGAGGTTCATGGCAGCCTCGTCATGATGGTCTGAATCCCCAACCTTCACCGAACTTCATTTTTCTTTTTTCGTTGCTGAAACACTGCATTCCACCAGTGAAGGGGAACATCCAGAAGGAGGCTTGTGGTGCGTCACGACCCGACCGCATCGATGCCATCAAACGATGACTTCACAATTCGCTCACATTTCCCTGAGAAAAATGTGACAGGAATGTGACAATCACATTCTGGATCACATTCACTTCATCAGCGATACGCGTACCTGCTTCCCCGTCCCTTCCCCTCAAGGCTGATATGCGGATCTTCCTCCTGGAGTTGCTGCATCAGCCGCACCACCTGATACCGGTCCAGACGGGTGATCTGCCTGATCTCTGCATTCGACAGACCGGCCTCGCCGTGCTCGGCCCGCTGCCTGAGCACGCTCAGCACCCGCGTCTTCGCCGCCTCCCAGTCGGTCCGCCGGTCACGGTCAGGGTGGCCCGCCACCATCAGCCGCCGGTGGAGGTCGGAGCGAAGGACCCAGTAGGTGCCCCGCCCGGTTCCGCCGCGGTCCAGATAGCCTCTCCGCGTCTCCATCTCGTGCAGGGTGTCCCGCGCCTCCCGCTCTGACCGCTGGATCAGGACCGCAGCCGTGTGCGTGTCGATCTCGGAGTGATGGAGGAGATAGGTGAGGAGGAGGAGATGATCGACCGTCAGCCCCTCCCCCTTCTCACTCTCCTCCTCGACAAACATCCGGACCGGCAGGGAGTAGTCCCCCGCCTTCACGGTCACCGTCACCGCGTCCCCCCGCTCGTCGATGATCGGCGGCTCCTTCCCCTCGGCCAGCATCGCCTTGTACATCCGGGGAACGCCGAGGTTGCTCCTATTCACCAGGCGCAGTTTGATGAGCGCCTCGACGAGGAGGGGGTTTCTGGCAACAGGCGGGTGGTGGAGGATATTCGCCGGCGATACCCCGCCGATGAACCCGCCCGGGTTTCCGATCTCCAGCATATGAGGATACTGGCGGACGAGGACAGGGCCGCCGATCCGAAAGTCGGCGTGGTAAAAGGCGTTCATCAACGCCTCGCGGAGGACGATCTCGGGGTACCGGCGGAGCTCGAAGTGGAACATCCCCTGCTTCAGGGTCGTGATGGGGTTGTCGGCCATGATCCGGTCGAGGACCCGGTCGATGGCTATCAGCATCGCGTCCCGCCCGTCCATGCGGTCCGAGTAGTCGGTGTCGTCGATCATGCGCAGGTGCGTCCACCCATAACCGGGAACGTGCCGGCATATCGAGCGCTCTTTGCCGGCGAGGATGATCCCGGCCCTGGTGATGTGACCCGACCTGACAAGGCCGAGGGAGGTGAGGAGGTCGATGTCAGAGAGGCCGAGGAGGTCGTCGGGGGCTTTTTCCCGTGCTGCCGCCGCCCTGAGCACCTCCATGGCCGCCGCCGAGATGTGGGACTCGGGAGTTCCGGGGACGTCTTCGGCGGTGAAATCGGTCTCCCCGGTTTCCGCACCGACGTCTTGTTCGTGGTAGACAGGGTAAAGTCTGCCATGTTTCTTTTTCTCCTGCCTGGAGGTCCTGGGTCCGTCACAGGCACATCCCAATATTACCATAAGTAATATTAATCTGCCTTAACCGCCATTCTGTGGTCGGGAGAGGGCGATGACCGAGAACCTGCGGGAGAAGATCGTCGAGACGAACAGGGACGTGAAGTCAATCTGCCGCACCCGGCGGAGGATGGAGGAGAGGGACGCGGTCTTCATCGATGGCGAAGTCGTTGTTTTGGGGGATGCTCCCCGTCGATGAGCCAGACGGCGGGTACTTCCCGTCGCCGGGGTAGCGATAGGTGAGGGCGTCGCGGAAGGAGGAGACGCTCACGCTCGCCGACGATGCTCATGGCGTATCTCCTCCGGAGCCTTTCACGAGCGCAGCCCGGCCTTGCCCGGTGAGGCGGTACTTCTGGTGCCGGCTGCTCGGTTTTTCGGGGATGGTGTACTCGATCATCCGGTCCGCCAAGAGCTGGCGGACGACCTTATTGAGCTGACCCGAGATCTCTTTCTGCCCGAGCCCCCGCGAGAGTTCCGCTTTGGATTTCGGGTCGCCTTCGAGGAGCAGGAGGACTCTCGTCTCCAGCGACTCTGGCTGCGACTCTGGCTGCGACTCTGGCTGCGACTCTGGCTGCGGCGCCAGACCGGGAGCCTGGAGCCGCCGGATGAACGTCTGGAACCCGTCACTGACGGCGAACTCCGG
Proteins encoded in this window:
- a CDS encoding ATP-binding protein, producing MVILGCACDGPRTSRQEKKKHGRLYPVYHEQDVGAETGETDFTAEDVPGTPESHISAAAMEVLRAAAAREKAPDDLLGLSDIDLLTSLGLVRSGHITRAGIILAGKERSICRHVPGYGWTHLRMIDDTDYSDRMDGRDAMLIAIDRVLDRIMADNPITTLKQGMFHFELRRYPEIVLREALMNAFYHADFRIGGPVLVRQYPHMLEIGNPGGFIGGVSPANILHHPPVARNPLLVEALIKLRLVNRSNLGVPRMYKAMLAEGKEPPIIDERGDAVTVTVKAGDYSLPVRMFVEEESEKGEGLTVDHLLLLTYLLHHSEIDTHTAAVLIQRSEREARDTLHEMETRRGYLDRGGTGRGTYWVLRSDLHRRLMVAGHPDRDRRTDWEAAKTRVLSVLRQRAEHGEAGLSNAEIRQITRLDRYQVVRLMQQLQEEDPHISLEGKGRGSRYAYR